CTGGCGTTGCACGGCTTTCTGCGGCTGGGCTGGTTTACCGCCGCCGATACCGGGGCGCGGCCCCGCTTTCATCTGCTGGCCGAACAAACCTCGATGCAGGGTGCGGTGCGGGTGATTATGGCCCATGCCGATGGTGAAGTGACCCTGAATGTGGCCGAGGCCGATCCGGCGCTACGTGCCGCCCGCGCCAAGGATATGGACGAGGATTTTCGGTCCATGGTTGGGCATGTGCGGCACGAAATGGGGCATTTCGTGTTCTGGCGCCTGTCGCAGAACGGCGCGTTTCTGGGGGCTTTCCGATCCCTGTTCGGGGATGAGCGCGCCGACTATGCGGCAGCGCTGGAAGCGCATCACGCCAACCCGCACCCGGCAGGGCCGGACCATATCAGCAGCTATGCCACCGCGCATCCACATGAGGATTGGGCCGAAACCTTTGCCCATCTGATGCACCTTCTGGATCTGGCAGACAGTTTCGAGGCGGCGGGGTTGAGCCTTGACGCCCATCCCGGCGGCACGCCCGCCTATCAGATTGCCGATACCGAGGCGCTGATCCTGCGGGCGGGGGATATCGTGATCGCGCTGAACCACCTCAATCTCAGCATGGGCCTGCCGGTGCCCTATCCCTTTGTGTTGGGGCCTGGCGTGCGGCGCAAGATGGCGCTGGTCCACGCCTGGATGACGGGGCGCGGCAGCTATCAGTGATCAGGACAGGCGCGGGAAGTGCAGCAGCGCCCGGGTGCCACCCGCGCCCGGGCGGTTTTCC
The Gemmobacter fulvus genome window above contains:
- a CDS encoding putative zinc-binding metallopeptidase yields the protein MQLPPCPVCGQPIHPHTLVCPCGTELVYLPEQGIFVTEARHCGNRAQIGCNWQAADGPLCLSCAMTETVPDLVILENQTLWAETERAKRLALHGFLRLGWFTAADTGARPRFHLLAEQTSMQGAVRVIMAHADGEVTLNVAEADPALRAARAKDMDEDFRSMVGHVRHEMGHFVFWRLSQNGAFLGAFRSLFGDERADYAAALEAHHANPHPAGPDHISSYATAHPHEDWAETFAHLMHLLDLADSFEAAGLSLDAHPGGTPAYQIADTEALILRAGDIVIALNHLNLSMGLPVPYPFVLGPGVRRKMALVHAWMTGRGSYQ